Proteins from a genomic interval of Lycium ferocissimum isolate CSIRO_LF1 chromosome 2, AGI_CSIRO_Lferr_CH_V1, whole genome shotgun sequence:
- the LOC132041972 gene encoding homeobox-leucine zipper protein ATHB-14-like isoform X3, with protein sequence MNRLLMEENDRLQKQVSHLVYDNGYMRQQLHTQVSNTTTDTCCESVVVSGQQQQQNPMPQHPQRDANNPAGLLAIAEETLAEFLSKATGTAVDWVQMIGMKPGPESIGIVAVSRNCNGVAARACGLVSLEPMKVAEILKDRPSWYRDCRCLDILSVLPTGKGGTIELIYLQTYAHTTLASPRDFWTLRYTTSLEDGSLVICERSLTSTTGGPTGPPATSYVRAKMLPSGYLIRPCEGGGSIIHIVDHIDLDVCSVPEVLRPLYESSKILAQKMTMAAFRYIRQIAQETNREIQYAGGRQPAVLRAFSQRLCRGFNNAVSGFIDDGWTIMGSDGVEDVTIAVNSSPSKFLDAQYNTLSILPTFGGVLCARASMLLQDVCPALLVRFLREHRSEWADYGVDAYSAASLKASPYAVPCARPGVFPSSQVILPLAQTVEHEEFLEVVRLEGHAFSPEDIALSRDMYLLQLCSGVEENSTGACAQLVFAHIDESFGDDAPLLPSGFSVIPLEPKSDSPSAARTLDLASTLEARTGGTRPAGEVEGSNYNHRSVLTIAFQFAFENHYRENVAAMARQYVRSIVGSVQRVAMAIAPSRLGSQLTPKSLPGSPEAVTLARWICRSYKVHTGGDLLQLDSQAAGDAVLKQLWHHTDSIMCCSVKMNDSAVFSFANQAGLDMLETTLIALQDIMLDKILDEAGRKVLLSEFSKIMQQGFAYLPAGLCVSSMGRPVSYEQAVAWKVLNDDGSNHCLAFMFINWSFV encoded by the exons ATGAACAGACTGTTGATGGAAGAAAATGACCGATTGCAGAAGCAGGTCTCACATCTTGTGTATGATAATGGCTACATGCGACAACAGTTGCATACT CAGGTTAGCAATACGACCACTGATACCTGCTGTGAGTCTGTGGTCGTGAGTGGTCAGCAGCAGCAACAAAACCCAATGCCTCAGCATCCGCAAAGGGATGCTAACAACCCAGCTGG TCTTCTAGCGATAGCTGAAGAGACCCTGGCAGAGTTCCTTAGTAAGGCTACTGGAACTGCTGTCGACTGGGTGCAGATGATTGGGATGAAG CCTGGTCCGGAATCTATTGGCATCGTCGCTGTTTCCCGTAACTGTAATGGTGTTGCAGCACGAGCCTGCGGCCTTGTGAGTCTAGAGCCCATGAAG GTTGCTGAGATCCTTAAAGATCGTCCTTCTTGGTATCGCGATTGCCGTTGCCTTGATATACTGAGTGTATTACCCACAGGAAAGGGAGGGACTATAGAGCTCATATACTTGCAG ACTTATGCACATACTACGTTGGCATCACCTCGTGACTTTTGGACATTGAGATACACTACAAGTTTAGAAGATGGAAGTCTTGTG ATATGTGAAAGATCTTTGACGTCTACCACTGGAGGCCCAACTGGGCCTCCTGCAACTAGTTATGTTAGAGCGAAAATGCTACCAAGTGGTTACCTAATACGGCCTTGTGAGGGTGGGGGCTCAATCATCCACATTGTTGACCATATTGATCTTGAT GTTTGCAGTGTTCCCGAAGTCCTCAGGCCACTTTATGAATCGTCCAAGATCCTTGCTCAGAAAATGACAATGGCT GCCTTCCGATACATAAGGCAGATAGCCCAAGAAACCAATAGAGAAATCCAATATGCTGGAGGTCGGCAACCTGCCGTTTTGAGGGCATTTAGTCAGAGATTATGCAG GGGATTCAATAATGCGGTTAGTGGATTTATTGATGATGGTTGGACAATTATGGGTAGTGATGGTGTTGAGGATGTAACGATTGCTGTAAACTCATCACCAAGTAAATTCCTTGATGCTCAATACAACACCTTGTCAATTCTCCCTACTTTTGGAGGGGTCCTGTGTGCAAGAGCATCAATGCTTCTTCAG GATGTTTGCCCTGCTTTGCTTGTTCGTTTCCTTAGGGAGCACCGTTCGGAGTGGGCTGACTATGGAGTTGATGCTTACTCTGCCGCATCTCTTAAAGCCAGTCCCTATGCTGTCCCTTGTGCCAGACCTGGTGTCTTCCCCAGTAGCCAGGTCATTTTACCACTTGCTCAGACTGTCGAGCACGAGGAG TTTCTTGAGGTTGTTCGGCTAGAGGGTCATGCTTTCTCTCCAGAGGACATAGCTTTATCACGGGATATGTATTTGTTACAG CTGTGCAGTGGAGTTGAAGAGAATTCCACAGGTGCCTGTGCTCAGCTTGTTTTTGCACATATTGATGAATCTTTTGGTGATGATGCTCCATTGCTTCCATCTGGTTTCTCTGTCATTCCACTGGAGCCGAAATCA GATTCTCCCAGTGCAGCTCGGACTTTGGATTTAGCTTCAACTCTTGAAGCTAGAACTGGTGGGACACGACCAGCtggtgaagttgaaggaagcaATTACAATCATCGTTCGGTCTTGACAATTGCATTCCAGTTTGCTTTTGAGAATCATTATCGAGAAAATGTAGCTGCTATGGCTCGCCAATATGTGCGAAGCATTGTAGGCTCTGTTCAGAGAGTTGCTATGGCTATTGCACCCTCTCGACTCGGCTCTCAGTTGACACCTAAATCCCTCCCTGGTTCACCAGAAGCTGTCACTTTGGCGAGATGGATTTGCAGGAGCTATAA GGTTCATACCGGTGGAGACTTGCTACAGTTGGATTCTCAAGCTGCTGGCGATGCTGTACTGAAACAACTATGGCACCATACTGATTCAATAATGTGCTGCTCCGTCAAAATGAAT GATTCTGCAGTTTTTTCATTCGCAAACCAGGCAGGTCTTGACATGCTTGAAACCACTCTAATAGCTCTTCAGGATATAATGCTTGATAAGATCCTAGATGAAGCTGGTCGAAAGGTCCTCCTTTCAGAGTTCTCCAAGATTATGCAGCAG GGCTTTGCCTACCTGCCGGCAGGGTTGTGTGTATCGAGCATGGGGAGGCCGGTGTCGTATGAGCAAGCTGTTGCATGGAAGGTCCTTAATGACGACGGCTCCAATCACTGCCTGGCTTTCATGTTTATAAACTGGTCTTTCGTTTAA
- the LOC132041972 gene encoding homeobox-leucine zipper protein ATHB-14-like isoform X2, with protein sequence MDSSKYVRYTPEQVEALERVYAECPKPTSLKRHQLIRECSILANIDPKQIKVWFQNRRCREKQRKESCHLQTVNRKLSAMNRLLMEENDRLQKQVSHLVYDNGYMRQQLHTVSNTTTDTCCESVVVSGQQQQQNPMPQHPQRDANNPAGLLAIAEETLAEFLSKATGTAVDWVQMIGMKPGPESIGIVAVSRNCNGVAARACGLVSLEPMKVAEILKDRPSWYRDCRCLDILSVLPTGKGGTIELIYLQTYAHTTLASPRDFWTLRYTTSLEDGSLVICERSLTSTTGGPTGPPATSYVRAKMLPSGYLIRPCEGGGSIIHIVDHIDLDVCSVPEVLRPLYESSKILAQKMTMAAFRYIRQIAQETNREIQYAGGRQPAVLRAFSQRLCRGFNNAVSGFIDDGWTIMGSDGVEDVTIAVNSSPSKFLDAQYNTLSILPTFGGVLCARASMLLQDVCPALLVRFLREHRSEWADYGVDAYSAASLKASPYAVPCARPGVFPSSQVILPLAQTVEHEEFLEVVRLEGHAFSPEDIALSRDMYLLQLCSGVEENSTGACAQLVFAHIDESFGDDAPLLPSGFSVIPLEPKSDSPSAARTLDLASTLEARTGGTRPAGEVEGSNYNHRSVLTIAFQFAFENHYRENVAAMARQYVRSIVGSVQRVAMAIAPSRLGSQLTPKSLPGSPEAVTLARWICRSYKVHTGGDLLQLDSQAAGDAVLKQLWHHTDSIMCCSVKMNDSAVFSFANQAGLDMLETTLIALQDIMLDKILDEAGRKVLLSEFSKIMQQGFAYLPAGLCVSSMGRPVSYEQAVAWKVLNDDGSNHCLAFMFINWSFV encoded by the exons ATGGATAGTAGCAAGTATGTGAGATATACACCAGAACAAGTGGAGGCTTTAGAGAGGGTTTATGCAGAATGTCCAAAGCCTACATCTTTGAAGAGGCATCAGTTGATTAGGGAGTGTTCTATTCTTGCAAATATTGATCCTAAACAGATCAAAGTCTGGTTTCAGAACAGAAG ATGTCGTGAGAAACAGAGGAAGGAATCGTGTCATCTCCAGACTGTTAACAGGAAGCTCAGTGCTATGAACAGACTGTTGATGGAAGAAAATGACCGATTGCAGAAGCAGGTCTCACATCTTGTGTATGATAATGGCTACATGCGACAACAGTTGCATACT GTTAGCAATACGACCACTGATACCTGCTGTGAGTCTGTGGTCGTGAGTGGTCAGCAGCAGCAACAAAACCCAATGCCTCAGCATCCGCAAAGGGATGCTAACAACCCAGCTGG TCTTCTAGCGATAGCTGAAGAGACCCTGGCAGAGTTCCTTAGTAAGGCTACTGGAACTGCTGTCGACTGGGTGCAGATGATTGGGATGAAG CCTGGTCCGGAATCTATTGGCATCGTCGCTGTTTCCCGTAACTGTAATGGTGTTGCAGCACGAGCCTGCGGCCTTGTGAGTCTAGAGCCCATGAAG GTTGCTGAGATCCTTAAAGATCGTCCTTCTTGGTATCGCGATTGCCGTTGCCTTGATATACTGAGTGTATTACCCACAGGAAAGGGAGGGACTATAGAGCTCATATACTTGCAG ACTTATGCACATACTACGTTGGCATCACCTCGTGACTTTTGGACATTGAGATACACTACAAGTTTAGAAGATGGAAGTCTTGTG ATATGTGAAAGATCTTTGACGTCTACCACTGGAGGCCCAACTGGGCCTCCTGCAACTAGTTATGTTAGAGCGAAAATGCTACCAAGTGGTTACCTAATACGGCCTTGTGAGGGTGGGGGCTCAATCATCCACATTGTTGACCATATTGATCTTGAT GTTTGCAGTGTTCCCGAAGTCCTCAGGCCACTTTATGAATCGTCCAAGATCCTTGCTCAGAAAATGACAATGGCT GCCTTCCGATACATAAGGCAGATAGCCCAAGAAACCAATAGAGAAATCCAATATGCTGGAGGTCGGCAACCTGCCGTTTTGAGGGCATTTAGTCAGAGATTATGCAG GGGATTCAATAATGCGGTTAGTGGATTTATTGATGATGGTTGGACAATTATGGGTAGTGATGGTGTTGAGGATGTAACGATTGCTGTAAACTCATCACCAAGTAAATTCCTTGATGCTCAATACAACACCTTGTCAATTCTCCCTACTTTTGGAGGGGTCCTGTGTGCAAGAGCATCAATGCTTCTTCAG GATGTTTGCCCTGCTTTGCTTGTTCGTTTCCTTAGGGAGCACCGTTCGGAGTGGGCTGACTATGGAGTTGATGCTTACTCTGCCGCATCTCTTAAAGCCAGTCCCTATGCTGTCCCTTGTGCCAGACCTGGTGTCTTCCCCAGTAGCCAGGTCATTTTACCACTTGCTCAGACTGTCGAGCACGAGGAG TTTCTTGAGGTTGTTCGGCTAGAGGGTCATGCTTTCTCTCCAGAGGACATAGCTTTATCACGGGATATGTATTTGTTACAG CTGTGCAGTGGAGTTGAAGAGAATTCCACAGGTGCCTGTGCTCAGCTTGTTTTTGCACATATTGATGAATCTTTTGGTGATGATGCTCCATTGCTTCCATCTGGTTTCTCTGTCATTCCACTGGAGCCGAAATCA GATTCTCCCAGTGCAGCTCGGACTTTGGATTTAGCTTCAACTCTTGAAGCTAGAACTGGTGGGACACGACCAGCtggtgaagttgaaggaagcaATTACAATCATCGTTCGGTCTTGACAATTGCATTCCAGTTTGCTTTTGAGAATCATTATCGAGAAAATGTAGCTGCTATGGCTCGCCAATATGTGCGAAGCATTGTAGGCTCTGTTCAGAGAGTTGCTATGGCTATTGCACCCTCTCGACTCGGCTCTCAGTTGACACCTAAATCCCTCCCTGGTTCACCAGAAGCTGTCACTTTGGCGAGATGGATTTGCAGGAGCTATAA GGTTCATACCGGTGGAGACTTGCTACAGTTGGATTCTCAAGCTGCTGGCGATGCTGTACTGAAACAACTATGGCACCATACTGATTCAATAATGTGCTGCTCCGTCAAAATGAAT GATTCTGCAGTTTTTTCATTCGCAAACCAGGCAGGTCTTGACATGCTTGAAACCACTCTAATAGCTCTTCAGGATATAATGCTTGATAAGATCCTAGATGAAGCTGGTCGAAAGGTCCTCCTTTCAGAGTTCTCCAAGATTATGCAGCAG GGCTTTGCCTACCTGCCGGCAGGGTTGTGTGTATCGAGCATGGGGAGGCCGGTGTCGTATGAGCAAGCTGTTGCATGGAAGGTCCTTAATGACGACGGCTCCAATCACTGCCTGGCTTTCATGTTTATAAACTGGTCTTTCGTTTAA
- the LOC132041972 gene encoding homeobox-leucine zipper protein ATHB-14-like isoform X1: MDSSKYVRYTPEQVEALERVYAECPKPTSLKRHQLIRECSILANIDPKQIKVWFQNRRCREKQRKESCHLQTVNRKLSAMNRLLMEENDRLQKQVSHLVYDNGYMRQQLHTQVSNTTTDTCCESVVVSGQQQQQNPMPQHPQRDANNPAGLLAIAEETLAEFLSKATGTAVDWVQMIGMKPGPESIGIVAVSRNCNGVAARACGLVSLEPMKVAEILKDRPSWYRDCRCLDILSVLPTGKGGTIELIYLQTYAHTTLASPRDFWTLRYTTSLEDGSLVICERSLTSTTGGPTGPPATSYVRAKMLPSGYLIRPCEGGGSIIHIVDHIDLDVCSVPEVLRPLYESSKILAQKMTMAAFRYIRQIAQETNREIQYAGGRQPAVLRAFSQRLCRGFNNAVSGFIDDGWTIMGSDGVEDVTIAVNSSPSKFLDAQYNTLSILPTFGGVLCARASMLLQDVCPALLVRFLREHRSEWADYGVDAYSAASLKASPYAVPCARPGVFPSSQVILPLAQTVEHEEFLEVVRLEGHAFSPEDIALSRDMYLLQLCSGVEENSTGACAQLVFAHIDESFGDDAPLLPSGFSVIPLEPKSDSPSAARTLDLASTLEARTGGTRPAGEVEGSNYNHRSVLTIAFQFAFENHYRENVAAMARQYVRSIVGSVQRVAMAIAPSRLGSQLTPKSLPGSPEAVTLARWICRSYKVHTGGDLLQLDSQAAGDAVLKQLWHHTDSIMCCSVKMNDSAVFSFANQAGLDMLETTLIALQDIMLDKILDEAGRKVLLSEFSKIMQQGFAYLPAGLCVSSMGRPVSYEQAVAWKVLNDDGSNHCLAFMFINWSFV, translated from the exons ATGGATAGTAGCAAGTATGTGAGATATACACCAGAACAAGTGGAGGCTTTAGAGAGGGTTTATGCAGAATGTCCAAAGCCTACATCTTTGAAGAGGCATCAGTTGATTAGGGAGTGTTCTATTCTTGCAAATATTGATCCTAAACAGATCAAAGTCTGGTTTCAGAACAGAAG ATGTCGTGAGAAACAGAGGAAGGAATCGTGTCATCTCCAGACTGTTAACAGGAAGCTCAGTGCTATGAACAGACTGTTGATGGAAGAAAATGACCGATTGCAGAAGCAGGTCTCACATCTTGTGTATGATAATGGCTACATGCGACAACAGTTGCATACT CAGGTTAGCAATACGACCACTGATACCTGCTGTGAGTCTGTGGTCGTGAGTGGTCAGCAGCAGCAACAAAACCCAATGCCTCAGCATCCGCAAAGGGATGCTAACAACCCAGCTGG TCTTCTAGCGATAGCTGAAGAGACCCTGGCAGAGTTCCTTAGTAAGGCTACTGGAACTGCTGTCGACTGGGTGCAGATGATTGGGATGAAG CCTGGTCCGGAATCTATTGGCATCGTCGCTGTTTCCCGTAACTGTAATGGTGTTGCAGCACGAGCCTGCGGCCTTGTGAGTCTAGAGCCCATGAAG GTTGCTGAGATCCTTAAAGATCGTCCTTCTTGGTATCGCGATTGCCGTTGCCTTGATATACTGAGTGTATTACCCACAGGAAAGGGAGGGACTATAGAGCTCATATACTTGCAG ACTTATGCACATACTACGTTGGCATCACCTCGTGACTTTTGGACATTGAGATACACTACAAGTTTAGAAGATGGAAGTCTTGTG ATATGTGAAAGATCTTTGACGTCTACCACTGGAGGCCCAACTGGGCCTCCTGCAACTAGTTATGTTAGAGCGAAAATGCTACCAAGTGGTTACCTAATACGGCCTTGTGAGGGTGGGGGCTCAATCATCCACATTGTTGACCATATTGATCTTGAT GTTTGCAGTGTTCCCGAAGTCCTCAGGCCACTTTATGAATCGTCCAAGATCCTTGCTCAGAAAATGACAATGGCT GCCTTCCGATACATAAGGCAGATAGCCCAAGAAACCAATAGAGAAATCCAATATGCTGGAGGTCGGCAACCTGCCGTTTTGAGGGCATTTAGTCAGAGATTATGCAG GGGATTCAATAATGCGGTTAGTGGATTTATTGATGATGGTTGGACAATTATGGGTAGTGATGGTGTTGAGGATGTAACGATTGCTGTAAACTCATCACCAAGTAAATTCCTTGATGCTCAATACAACACCTTGTCAATTCTCCCTACTTTTGGAGGGGTCCTGTGTGCAAGAGCATCAATGCTTCTTCAG GATGTTTGCCCTGCTTTGCTTGTTCGTTTCCTTAGGGAGCACCGTTCGGAGTGGGCTGACTATGGAGTTGATGCTTACTCTGCCGCATCTCTTAAAGCCAGTCCCTATGCTGTCCCTTGTGCCAGACCTGGTGTCTTCCCCAGTAGCCAGGTCATTTTACCACTTGCTCAGACTGTCGAGCACGAGGAG TTTCTTGAGGTTGTTCGGCTAGAGGGTCATGCTTTCTCTCCAGAGGACATAGCTTTATCACGGGATATGTATTTGTTACAG CTGTGCAGTGGAGTTGAAGAGAATTCCACAGGTGCCTGTGCTCAGCTTGTTTTTGCACATATTGATGAATCTTTTGGTGATGATGCTCCATTGCTTCCATCTGGTTTCTCTGTCATTCCACTGGAGCCGAAATCA GATTCTCCCAGTGCAGCTCGGACTTTGGATTTAGCTTCAACTCTTGAAGCTAGAACTGGTGGGACACGACCAGCtggtgaagttgaaggaagcaATTACAATCATCGTTCGGTCTTGACAATTGCATTCCAGTTTGCTTTTGAGAATCATTATCGAGAAAATGTAGCTGCTATGGCTCGCCAATATGTGCGAAGCATTGTAGGCTCTGTTCAGAGAGTTGCTATGGCTATTGCACCCTCTCGACTCGGCTCTCAGTTGACACCTAAATCCCTCCCTGGTTCACCAGAAGCTGTCACTTTGGCGAGATGGATTTGCAGGAGCTATAA GGTTCATACCGGTGGAGACTTGCTACAGTTGGATTCTCAAGCTGCTGGCGATGCTGTACTGAAACAACTATGGCACCATACTGATTCAATAATGTGCTGCTCCGTCAAAATGAAT GATTCTGCAGTTTTTTCATTCGCAAACCAGGCAGGTCTTGACATGCTTGAAACCACTCTAATAGCTCTTCAGGATATAATGCTTGATAAGATCCTAGATGAAGCTGGTCGAAAGGTCCTCCTTTCAGAGTTCTCCAAGATTATGCAGCAG GGCTTTGCCTACCTGCCGGCAGGGTTGTGTGTATCGAGCATGGGGAGGCCGGTGTCGTATGAGCAAGCTGTTGCATGGAAGGTCCTTAATGACGACGGCTCCAATCACTGCCTGGCTTTCATGTTTATAAACTGGTCTTTCGTTTAA